Genomic DNA from Comamonas antarctica:
ACCAGCCCACGGCCCAGTTGTCGCGCATGTCCTTGCTGGTGCCGGTCTTCACCGCCGTCCAGAAGCGCGTGGCCAGCACGCTGTCGGTGCCGAAAGTCGGCGCGCGCGCATTGCCGTCGGACAGGATGTCGCCGACGATGAATGCCGCGCGCGCATCGAGCGCGTTCCTGCAGGCCGGCGCGGGCCCGGCGGCCGCCGCCAGCTGCGCCGCGGCCACGGGCCGCCAGCAGCCGCCATTGGCCAGCGCACGGTAGGCATTGGTCAGCTGCAGCAGCTGCACCTCGGCACTGCCCAGCGCCAGGCTGTAGCCGTAGTAGCCGCCGCTTTCGCGCAGCGGCATGCCCAGCGCGCGCAGCTGCTCGAAGAACGCATCGGGCGAGACCATGGCCAGCGTGCGCACCGCGGGCACGTTGAGCGAGGCCGCGAGCGCCGTGCGCACCGTGACCCAGCCCTTGAAGCGCCGGTCGTAGTTCTGCGGGATGTACAGTCCGCCGGGCGTGGGAATGTGGGCAGACGAATCCTCGATCAGCGAGGCCGCGGTGAGCCGCTTCTCGGCCAGCGCCTGGGCATAGAGAAAGGGCTTGAGCGTCGAGCCGGGCTGGCGCAGCGCCACCACGCCGTCGACTTCGCGCGCCTGGCTCAACGCGCCCGAGGAGCCGACCCAGGCCAGCACCTCGCCCGTGGCGTTGTCCAGCACCAGCACCGCGCCGTCCTCGACATTGCGGCCCTGCAATTCGCGCAGGTGCTGCTGCAGGCTGCGCATCGCCTGGCGCTGCACCGGGCCGCTGAGCGTGCTGCGCAGGCTGCCGTTCGCCGGCGCCCCGGTTTCCGCCAGCACGCGCCGCGCAAAATGCGGCGCCACGCCATCGGCCGCCGGCCATTGCCGCTGCTGCAGGCTGCTTTCGGTGAACAGCGCCAGGGCTTCGCAGTCGACGCGCTGCTTCTGCAGCTGCTCGAGCAACGCGCAGGTGCGCTGCGCCACGCGCGCGGGCGCGGCGTTGGGCGCGCGCACCAGCACCGCGGCCACGGCGGCCTCGCGCGCATCAAGGCCATGCGCGGCCTTGCCGAACAGCGTGCGCGACAGCGCGTCGATACCCACCAGTTCGCCGCGGAACGGCACCAGGTTCAGATAGGCCTCGAGGATCTGGTCCTTGCGCCAGCGCCGGTCGAGCACCTGCGCGGCCACGCTCTGGCCGAGCTTTTGCACCAGCGTGCGCCCGCCCGGGCCGCGCTGCCAGTCGCCATCGACCAGGCCGGCCAGCTGCATGGTGATGGTGC
This window encodes:
- the pbpC gene encoding penicillin-binding protein 1C, translating into MARVRTLACCGVLLAAAPAAWALPSYDEVRAAHRPSETLVLSREGEVLQRLRTDASVRRGEWVALADVSTALRTALVLSEDQRFYEHSGVDWAAVSSAAWGRLWHQRTRGASTITMQLAGLVDGDWQRGPGGRTLVQKLGQSVAAQVLDRRWRKDQILEAYLNLVPFRGELVGIDALSRTLFGKAAHGLDAREAAVAAVLVRAPNAAPARVAQRTCALLEQLQKQRVDCEALALFTESSLQQRQWPAADGVAPHFARRVLAETGAPANGSLRSTLSGPVQRQAMRSLQQHLRELQGRNVEDGAVLVLDNATGEVLAWVGSSGALSQAREVDGVVALRQPGSTLKPFLYAQALAEKRLTAASLIEDSSAHIPTPGGLYIPQNYDRRFKGWVTVRTALAASLNVPAVRTLAMVSPDAFFEQLRALGMPLRESGGYYGYSLALGSAEVQLLQLTNAYRALANGGCWRPVAAAQLAAAAGPAPACRNALDARAAFIVGDILSDGNARAPTFGTDSVLATRFWTAVKTGTSKDMRDNWAVGWSQHYTVGVWVGNAGGAAMHGVSGSSGAAPIWADVMAQLHAQRASRAPRPPAATPQRPALLRAEVRYGPDPATREPLAAARSEWFLPGTQQALFALESNAATAASAAQGRILRPVAGTIIALDPDIPPDRQRLQFAAQRPGGDARALRWWLDGKEVARGAHWAWLPWPGRHRMELRDARGAVLDSVGFEVRGAGVR